One Cuculus canorus isolate bCucCan1 chromosome 1, bCucCan1.pri, whole genome shotgun sequence DNA segment encodes these proteins:
- the LOC128852462 gene encoding C-type Lectin CRL-like: protein MGKGGEKWGELRDVQPYVLQEPPVRAHICPHNWIHFRGHCYGYFTQRKTQAEAQEECSRYGPTGTLASIHTEGSSVVLGEYVASQQDRDNVWIGLKDEEHTGTWRWSDSSVLDYLHWDWGQPVQWRNWYCVVLGQNSAFQYWRNYSCQEQFPFLCQYQV from the exons atggggaaGGGGGGCGAGAAATGGGGGGAATTAAGAG ATGTCCAGCCCTACGTCCTGCAAGAGCCCCCCGTGAGGGCGCACATCTGCCCCCACAACTGGATCCACTTCAGGGGCCACTGCTACGGGTACTTCACCCAGAGGAAAACCCAGGCCGAGGcgcag GAGGAATGCAGCCGCTATGGCCCCACGGGGACTCTGGCGTCCATCCACACCGAGGGGAGCAGCGTCGTCCTGGGCGAGTACGTGGCCTCCCAGCAGGATAGAGACAACGTCTGGATTGGCCTGAAGGACGAGGAGCAC acCGGGACATGGAGGTGGTCGGATAGCTCCGTCCTGGACTACCTGCACTGGGATTGGGGTCAACCCGTCCAATGGAGGAACTGGTACTGTGTGGTCCTCGGGCAGAACTCAG CTTTCCAGTATTGGCGCAACTACTCCTGCCAGGAGCAGttccccttcctctgccagTACCAGGTGTGA